CAGAATGTAAAACAATCATCGACTTAAGCAAAACAAAGGTTGATAAAAAATCAGCGACAGCTCGATTATCAGGTACTATTGATAAGAACAACTTAGTTACTCTTGAAGGTGTAATCACACTTGATGGGGAAAACGAGAAAGTTAACTTATCTGGTAAAGCATACCAAGTGTTTATTGGATGGGATGTGCCAAAAGGAGCAAAACCTATCATTACCAAACTGAGCAGTGGACCAATATCCCACATCGAAGGCATAACAGAGACATATGCAACTTATGGCAATCTGCAAAATAATATCTCCAAAATAGACAATGTGACAATTACCCGTTATGAAGGCGCAACAAAGATGTATGCAACATATGTCGATCTGCAAGATAAAGAGGGGAAATACAAACTACATGGTGAATTCTATAAAGACGGAACAGGAGGTATTGTTGGGAAAGTTATGAAGAACGGAGTTGAATGTGATCTAGGTCTTTTGGGACTATCTAAGAGCCTATATGAAAATGTTAATCCAACTGTTTCACCCGCCAGTAGTTCTAATTTCTTGGATGTACCTCAAAGAAGTCAATGGGAAATATATTGGTACTCCCCATATAATTACACTGCTGCAAGCCAAGCCTGTGGAGAAGCGTCTGCTGCAATGCTTCAAGAATATTATACAGGCCAACGTCCAGAAATATGGAATATCTGGGTTGCTTGTGGTTCTCACGCGGTGACTGGTAATGATTTAAT
The genomic region above belongs to Methanosarcina horonobensis HB-1 = JCM 15518 and contains:
- a CDS encoding C39 family peptidase, whose product is MTMKKKFVLSVLLATMLLMNIAFVPVSAQTETSSVSSDVKQVTLTLDQQPGDLYIPTECKTIIDLSKTKVDKKSATARLSGTIDKNNLVTLEGVITLDGENEKVNLSGKAYQVFIGWDVPKGAKPIITKLSSGPISHIEGITETYATYGNLQNNISKIDNVTITRYEGATKMYATYVDLQDKEGKYKLHGEFYKDGTGGIVGKVMKNGVECDLGLLGLSKSLYENVNPTVSPASSSNFLDVPQRSQWEIYWYSPYNYTAASQACGEASAAMLQEYYTGQRPEIWNIWVACGSHAVTGNDLMSYFNSIGMGYIGLAKAWGTTPDYVNTCIGYVEAVVDMQHPMILQENSRWGTPHSVILRGYTSQYFILNDPNTLTGSNTMYWYHKDLSTFNFEDNVVKWVGGDDNHNTGLAALW